TGCCATGGGGTATCTGGATTGTGCTATGACCAATGCCGCCGTGCAAAACTCTCATCGCCACATAAATTTCACATCTACGGAACAATTGTGCATAACAGAACCTGTGAGGATGCATTTGGCTATTGGTTGTGAATTCTCGCATCCGTTTCATTTTCAGCAACTAAAAAGTTTTAGTCCTTGTTACTTGAATCATGCAATCATGTTAAACTTTGGGCTAGTGAGGTGTGAGGTGAATGCAACTACAATAGCCTGCTTATTTGCAAGCCATGCTGCCTTGAGCTGTCCTTCTCACAGATATTCTCTGCAGATTTACAATCCTGCAATCCAAGTGAAGAAGAGGCTGAAAAGTGGTTTGATCAGTACCAAGTCAAAACCTCTGCATCCTGGGCTGGTCTTTCTGTACTGCACCTtaaacaaggagcttcatgatttCATCAGAGACACCGAAGGTTGTTATGGTTTCATTGGAGCTACAAGAGGTTCTATGTGGGTACTTCTCAACTCATTCACTAACCTCTGTCTGAAACTTTATTCGCTCTTCGCTTCGATTTTCTTGTTCGAATTGTCCATATTATTGCTTATACAGCTGATGTTAGATAGCTTGCCACCCTGGACTTTTGAAGTGTTTCTGATGTGAGTATTGTATATTGTACAATCATGTGCTGTCCGTAGTTGCAGAATAATCCTTTAACCCACAAAGTGACCAACACGCATTACTCAGTACCAAATTTCCCCAAAACAGCTAGTGTACCAATTTGATGATCTGGACTTCTTTTGGAGCAAAATGGTGCTCTGTGCACTTGACATGAAGAACTTTTTGGAAGCGATAACTTGTTTGCTGTAATTGTAGCAGTGTATGAGTTATACTAGATTTGCGATATGTAGTAACATAGCAGATCGTATCTCATATCTGTTGTATGATCAGTTGTGCCCTTCTTTTGCCTGCCATCGTAACAATACTTGCACCGTGCAGTAAAAGGCAGATTAAGAAGCCTAAACCTATTCCAGTTGAAGAGGTCGAATCAATTATTAAAAAGGAGAAGGAGGAACAAGAGAAAGCTGACAAAGAATTTGAAGACCTGGAAAACTGGGATAAGGGGTCTTTTGGTAAACCCGTTGAAGACTCTGAACTTATGTTAATTAATAAGATCAAGAAACAGGTCAAGAAATCAACTTCAAAAGGTGCCTCCAGCAACGACACTTTTACGCTCGGTGCCAGTGTTCATGTTCTCTCCGGGCCTTTTGCAGGCTTCACTGGCTCTCTTCTGGAAGTAAATCGCAAAAATAAGAAGGTTAGGCTGAATGGCTGATGACAGCTTCATAGTGAGCTAATTGCCTTGCTGTTCTCCGTTACCTTTTCTTCTCGTATTATCTGGTTATCTAAGAAGTGTTTTACCTGCCACAGGTTACTGTCCAGATGACACTTTTTGGCAAGGAGAGCTTTGTAGATCTAGATTTTGATCAAATTGAGGCACTCAATACTTAATGGTAATGACAGTTGTCTCTAATACGTCAGCACTTCTGAATTCTGTTTTCGCTTACCTATGACTGAGCACTGGACAATAGCATTTAACCATCAGTTTCCAAGAATCAACATCTGCTACTCAATTTGCATCTGGTGGTCATAAAGTAAAAAAACAGTACCCAGGCAGTAATGTATTAAAATCATTAGGGGGTTACTAGTACAAGTGGGGAGTCTCTTTCCCCTGGTTATGGCCTGAAAAGAATCATATAGG
The Triticum urartu cultivar G1812 unplaced genomic scaffold, Tu2.1 TuUngrouped_contig_4517, whole genome shotgun sequence genome window above contains:
- the LOC125527943 gene encoding transcription termination/antitermination protein NusG-like, encoding RKRPPKRTWREELNLDFLAEHGPQWWLVRVSMAPGTDYVDLITKAVARRFSEVSFKIYNPAIQVKKRLKSGLISTKSKPLHPGLVFLYCTLNKELHDFIRDTEGCYGFIGATRGSIKRQIKKPKPIPVEEVESIIKKEKEEQEKADKEFEDLENWDKGSFGKPVEDSELMLINKIKKQVKKSTSKGASSNDTFTLGASVHVLSGPFAGFTGSLLEVNRKNKKVTVQMTLFGKESFVDLDFDQIEALNT